A genomic window from Silene latifolia isolate original U9 population chromosome Y, ASM4854445v1, whole genome shotgun sequence includes:
- the LOC141632337 gene encoding protein FAR-RED IMPAIRED RESPONSE 1-like, with protein sequence MGGKEPKYIITDQDPGILKGVPLVYKTMCHRYCMWHIMNKVSTKYGVTREDYYEFVKKLNAIIWDEDIQAAEFDAKWEEIGREHTVNNIDWFKEMYAKRKQRVMAHCRDLDIGGVMRTTQRSKSENSFFKRFESK encoded by the coding sequence ATGGGTGGGAAGGAGCCTAAGTATATTATCACCGATCAGGATCCTGGTATTCTTAAAGGGGTACCCCTCGTGTATAAGACAATGTGCCACCgatattgtatgtggcatatcatgaacaaaGTGTCAACCAAGTATGGAGTGACGAGAGAAGATTATTATGAATTTGTAAAGAAATTGAATGCCATTATATGGGATGAAGACATACAAGCGGCAGAgttcgatgcaaaatgggaagaaataGGTAGAGAACACACAGTTAATAACATTGATTGGTTTAAGGAAATGTACGCGAAAAGGAAGCAGCGGGTTATGGCACATTGTAGGGACCTAGACATAGGGGGTGTTATGAGGACAACCCAAAGATCAAAGAGTGAAAATAGTTTCTTTAAGAGATTTGAGAGCAAATAG
- the LOC141632338 gene encoding protein FAR1-RELATED SEQUENCE 5-like — translation MHFQQQQVAKEQDRIPTSTLADLQMISFIDDTIEHNGKRKPNEEEFCRDVEEKFTPYVGQEFLKIEEAVTFYKIYAVACGFDVWKYMTKRWRGGEIKSKLLICNREGFAHKGEMECIGRQDSSRRHKVRRVGWKARIRLFIRNDELLIDRFHNGHNHELISGRDREFQKLSCNITDYHKMIILYNSRLKIGATKTYKIIKEHVNGFENIGANLNDFKKLHRDVKCYIHERYDQMFVDHFKEMAVNRQGFFFDYDVDSDGSLSKAIWADSIARRSYSVFGDAVSFDPTYSTNKYDMAFTPFTGVDHHR, via the exons ATGCACTTCCAACAACAACAAGTAGCCAAAGAACAAGACCGTATTCCAACATCAACATTGGCTGATTTGCAGATGATTTCATTTATCGACG ATACAATTGAGCACAATGGAAAACGAAAGCCGAACGAGGAAGAATTTTGCAGGGACGTTGAAGAAAAGTTTACCCCATATGTTGGGCAGGAATTTCTGAAAATCGAGGAGGCAGTGACATTTTATAAGATTTATGCTGTTGCTTGTGGTTTCGATGTGTGGAAATACATGACTAAGAGATGGCGTGGCGGGGAAATAAAATCTAAACTGTTGATTTGCAACCGAGAGGGATTCGCACATAAGGGAGAAATGGAGTGTATTGGCCGCCAGGATTCAAGTAGGAGACACAAAGTCAGGCGTGTTGGGTGGAAAGCGAGGATTAGACTATTTATTAGGAATGACGAATTATTAATTGACCGATTTCACAATGGCCACAACCATGAACTTATATCTGGCAGAGACAGAGAGTTTCAAAAGTTGTCATGCAACATAACAGAttatcacaaaatgataatcctttataattcaagg ctgaagataggagcaacAAAGACTTACAAAATTATAaaggaacatgttaatgggtttgaGAACATTGGAGCTAActtaaatgattttaagaaaCTTCACAGAGATGTGAAATGCTACATTCATGAACGGTACGATCAGATGTTCGTGGACCACTTTAAGGAAATGGCTGTTAATAGGCAagggttcttctttgactatgatgttgattcTGACGGTAGTCTGAGTAAAGCTATATGGGCCGATAGTATCGCTAGAAGGAGCTACTCTGTTTTTGGTGATGCCGTGTCGTTTGATCCGACCTATTCCACTAATAAGTATGATATGGCCTTCACACCTTTCACCGGGGTAGATCACCATAGATGA
- the LOC141632339 gene encoding protein FAR-RED IMPAIRED RESPONSE 1-like has product MAFTPFTGVDHHKRSVTFCGALVAYEDAKSFQWVLSLFLAAMGGKEPKYIITDQDTGILNAVPLVFKTARHRYCMWHIMNKVRSKYGVTREDCSEFVKKVNAIIWDEDIEATEFDAKWEEIGREQTVNNIDWFKEMYAKRKQWVMTHSLLAIEVHGAQVYSHKVFEEFQEEVKYSIDTCKSRGFSEGDSLEVTTVRDANRDRNYQVTYCPVTFKATCSCRMIERKGILCRHVIWIYSSNGLKTIPDGCVVNRWCKDAIRSKMFDCNGETAEDVDIIDGK; this is encoded by the exons ATGGCATTCACACCTTTCACCGGGGTAGATCACCATAAACGATCAGTCACGTTCTGTGGAGCGCTGGTTGCATATGAAGACGCGAAGTCATTTCAATGGGTTTTAAGCCTTTTTTTGGCTGCGATGGGTGGGAAGGAGCCTAAGTATATCATCACCGATCAGGATACTGGTATTCTTAATGCGGTACCCCTCGTGTTCAAGACAGCGCGCCACCgatattgtatgtggcatatcatgaacaaaGTGCGAAGCAAGTATGGAGTGACGAGAGAAGATTGTTCTGAATTTGTAAAGAAAGTGAATGCCATTATATGGGATGAAGACATTGAAGCGACAGAgttcgatgcaaaatgggaagaaataGGCAGAGAACAAACAGTTAATAACATTGATTGGTTTAAAGAAATGTACGCTAAAAGGAAGCAGTGGGTTATGACACACT CGCTTCTGGCTATTGAGGTGCACGGGGCGCAAGTATACAGTCATAAGGTATTCGAGGAATTTCAAGAAGAGGTCAAGTACTCAATCGATACTTGTAAAAGTAGGGGCTTTTCCGAGGGAGACTCTTTAGAGGTGACAACTGTAAGAGATGCAAACAGGGACAGAAACTATCAGGTTACATACTGCCCAG TTACATTTAAAGCAACTTGTAGCTGCAGAATGATTGAAAGGAAAGGCATTCTATGCCGGCATGTTATATGGATTTACTCATCGAACGGACTTAAGACTATTCCAGATGGGTGTGTTGTTAACAGATGGTGTAAAGATGCAATCCGCTCTAAAATGTTCGATTGTAATGGTGAAACAGCTGAGGACGttgatataatagatggaaaaTAG